A stretch of the Panthera uncia isolate 11264 chromosome D1, Puncia_PCG_1.0, whole genome shotgun sequence genome encodes the following:
- the NLRP10 gene encoding NACHT, LRR and PYD domains-containing protein 10, whose translation MALAHSPRETLLWVLSDLEDKSFKLFKFHLRDRSLLERQPQLARGELEDLSRVDLASLLISLYGAQEASKVVLRILKVMNLLELVDQLSHICLNDYREIYREHVRGLEERQEEGPCGSHSQLLLVARPSQESPESSALPVLEQELDSVSLQALFDPGERPYQAPPTVVLQGSAGTGKTTLARKMVLDWATGTLYQGRFDYVFYVSCREVVLLQEGRLNQLLLWCCGDNQAPVDEMLREPERLLFILDGFDELQRPFAKGLKRLSPCPMGEILHRLIRREMLSTSSLLITTRPLALPNLKPLLKQSHHIHILGFSEDERRKYFSSYFTDEKQARNAFDIVQGNDILYKSCQIPGICWVVCSWLKEQMEKGREISETPSNGTDIFMAYVSTFLPPSDNGGGSELTRHRVLMGLCSLAAEGIQHQRFMFEEADLRKYNLDGTRLDAFLSSMDYQEGFDIKKFYTFRHISFQEFFYAMSYLVKEDQSQLGKESHRKVNSLLDEEGQAGNEEMTLSTRFLLDISRKETSSNFELKFSLKISPSVQQDLKNFKEKMESIKCNRAWDLELSLYKSKIKNLVKGVQMSDVSFKMEHSNKKKSHGKNSFSVKTSLSNGWKEKQKCPCDNNIAKAQEKSSNGKGREAEE comes from the exons ATGGCCCTGGCCCACAGCCCCCGAGAGACATTGCTCTGGGTTTTGAGTGACCTTGAGGACAAAAGCTTCAAGCTATTCAAGTTCCACTTACGGGACAGAAGCCTGCTTGAGAGGCAGCCACAGCTGGCTCGTGGGGAGCTGGAGGACCTGAGCCGGGTGGACCTGGCTTCTTTGCTGATTTCCCTGTATGGAGCACAGGAGGCCTCAAAGGTGGTGCTCAGGATCCTGAAGGTCATGAACCTGTTGGAACTAGTGGACCAGCTCAGCCACATCTGTCTGAATG ATTACAGAGAAATATACCGAGAGCATGTGCGTGGCCTGGAGGAGAGGCAAGAGGAGGGACCCTGCGGCAGCCACAGCCAGCTGCTCCTCGTGGCCAGGCCTAGCCAGGAGAGCCCAGAATCGTCTGCCCTCCCCGTTCTGGAGCAAGAGCTGGACTCCGTGTCGCTGCAGGCTCTGTTTGATCCAGGAGAAAGGCCTTACCAAGCCCCGCCCACAGTGGTACTACAGGGGTCTGCTGGCACTGGAAAGACAACACTGGCCAGAAAAATGGTGCTGGACTGGGCCACTGGCACCCTTTACCAAGGCCGGTTTGATTATGTCTTTTATGTCAGCTGCAGAGAAGTGGTCCTGTTGCAGGAGGGCAGACTGAACCAGCTCCTCTTGTGGTGTTGTGGGGACAACCAGGCACCTGTGGATGAGATGTTGAGGGAGCCAGAGCGGCTGCTGTTCATCCTGGACGGCTTTGATGAGCTGCAGAGGCCCTTTGCAAAGGGCTTGAAGAGGCTGAGTCCGTGCCCCATGGGGGAAATCCTGCACCGTCTAATTAGGAGAGAGATGCTTTCCACGTCTTCACTTCTTATCACCACCCGGCCCCTGGCTTTGCCGAATCTGAAGCCCTTGCTGAAACAGTCGCATCATATTCACATCCTAGGCTTTTCTGAGGATGAGAGGAGGAAGTATTTCAGCTCCTATTTCACGGATGAGAAGCAAGCCAGAAATGCCTTTGACATTGTACAAGGGAATGATATTCTCTACAAATCATGTCAGATTCCAGGCATCTGTTGGGTGGTCTGCTCCTGGTTGAAGGAGCagatggagaagggcagggagatcTCAGAGACTCCCAGTAATGGCACAGACATCTTCATGGCCTATGTCTCTACCTTCCTGCCGCCCAGTGACAACGGAGGCGGCTCTGAGCTTACCCGGCACAGGGTCCTGATGGGTCTGTGCTCCTTAGCAGCTGAGGGGATCCAGCACCAGAGGTTCATGTTTGAAGAAGCTGACCTCAGGAAGTACAATTTAGATGGGACCAGGCTTGATGCTTTCCTGAGCAGCATGGATTACCAAGAGGGATTTGACATCAAGAAGTTCTATACCTTCCGCCACATTagtttccaggaatttttttatGCCATGTCCTACCTGGTGAAAGAGGACCAGAGTCAGCTGGGGAAAGAGTCCCACAGAAAAGTAAACAGCCTTCTGGATGaagaggggcaggcagggaaCGAGGAGATGACCCTCAGTACACGGTTTTTATTGGACATATCGAGAAAAGAGACCTCCTCGAACTTTGAGCTAAAGTTCTCCCTCAAAATTTCTCCCTCGGTACAGCAGGAtctgaagaattttaaagaaaaaatggaatctaTAAAATGTAACAGGGCCTGGGATTTGGAATTATCTCTGTATAAGTCTAAAATAAAGAATCTGGTAAAGGGCGTTCAGATGAGCGATGTATCGTTTAAGATGgaacattcaaataaaaagaaatcccatgGCAAGAACTCATTTTCTGTCAAAACCAGCTTGAGCAATggatggaaagaaaagcaaaaatgtccTTGTGACAATAATATAGCAAAGGCTCAAGAGAAGTCTTCTaatggaaaaggcagagaggcagaggaatgA
- the LOC125916587 gene encoding olfactory receptor 10A3, whose product MKRQNQSSVVEFILLGFSNFPELQEQLFGVFLVVYLGTLMGNAIIIVIISLEQSLHVPMYLFLQNLSVVDVSFSAVIMPEMLVVLSTEKTSISFVSCFAQMYFILFFGGTECFLLGAMAYDRFAAICHPLSYPMIMNKRVFMKLVMFSWVSGIMVATVQTTWVFSFPFCGPNEINHLFCETPPVLELACADTFLFEIYAFTGTILIVMVPFVLILLSYIRILFAILKMPSATGRQKAFSTCASHLTSVTLFYGTANMTYIQPKSGYSPETKKVMSLSYSLLTPLLNPLIYSLRNSEMKRALMKLWRRKVDSHIF is encoded by the coding sequence atgaaaaggcaaaatcAAAGCTCTGTGGTTGAATTCATCCTCTTGGGCTTTTCTAACTTTCCTGAACTCCAAGAGCAGCTCTTTGGGGTTTTCTTGGTTGTTTACCTTGGGACTCTGATGGGAAATGCCATCATTATAGTCATCATCTCCCTGGAACAGAGCCTCCACGTTCCTATGTACCTGTTCCTGCAGAACCTGTCTGTGGTGGATGTGAGTTTCAGTGCAGTCATTATGCCTGAAATGCTGGTGGTCCTCTCCACTGAGAAAACGTCAATTTCATTTGTGAGCTGTTTTGCAcagatgtattttattcttttttttggtgggaCTGAATGTTTTCTCCTGGGGGCGATGGCTTATGACCGATTTGCTGCAATCTGCCATCCTCTGAGCTACCCAATGATTATGAACAAAAGGGTTTTCATGAAATTAGTAATGTTCTCATGGGTCTCAGGGATCATGGTGGCTACCGTGCAGACCACATGGGTTTTCAGTTTTCCCTTCTGTGGCCCCAATGAAATCAATCATCTCTTCTGTGAGACACCCCCTGTGCTAGAACTTGCATGCGCAGACACCTTTCTGTTTGAAATCTATGCATTCACTGGCACCATTTTGATTGTCATGGTCCCCTTTGTGTTGATTCTCTTGTCTTATATTCGGATTCTCTTTGCCATCCTGAAGATGCCATCGGCCACCGGGAGGCAAAAGGCCTTTTCCACCTGTGCCTCCCATCTCACGTCTGTGACCCTCTTCTATGGCACAGCCAATATGACTTATATCCAACCCAAATCTGGCTACTCCCCAGAAACAAAGAAGGTGATGTCATTGTCTTACTCACTTCTTACACCTCTGTTGAATCCACTGATCTACAGCTTGAGAAACAGTGAGATGAAAAGAGCTTTGATGAAATTGTGGCGAAGAAAGGTGGATTCACACATATTCTGA